The genomic DNA GTTCTCCATGCACTGGCCACGTGATCATCGGAATCCCTGCACTAATAGCCTCAACGATGGAGTTCCACCCGCAATGTGTCATGAATGCACCCACAACAGTGTGGCTTAAAATCATTGCTTGTGGGGCCCACCCCTTAATGATAAAACCTTTCTTATTTAAAATGTTTCTCTCTTCGAATCCTTTAGGCAACCACTTTTCTTTCTGCTCTTCACTCTCATCTTCTTTCCCATTCTTCTCAGGAACAACCCATACAAATTTGTAACCTGAATTTTCGATTCCGCTCGCAATCTCGTAAAGTTGTTTATCAGAGAAGTGAGAGATGCTCCCAAAACATATGTATAACACTGAATTTTCTTCCTTTGAGTTGAGCCAACTTAGGCACTCATGCACGCTAACCACACTCTCGTTACCCCTCACGGATTTCTCTTGAAAAGTTTTGCGAATAAGACAAGCTGGACCAAGATGCCAAGCCTTGTAACCCATGGTTTTCTCATAGTGTTTGATGCAATCTTCACCATCAAGTTCAGCAAAGTTGTTAACGATGAGTCCCTTACTTTTTCGGATTGTCTCAAGCATCCTTTCCTCAAATGCGATTAATTGCTTTGGTGTTGTTGCGCAAAAGGTGATTGAATGAGGAAAATTTGAATCAACGAACGAACTCAAACTCGAATTCTTGTCAAAATATGAACGGTTTATTCTTAGGGATTCTATGAGGGATATTGTAAAGAGGGAGAATCCGGTGAAGGCAATGGTGGAGATATGAGGCTTATTGGTCAAGTCATTAATCCAAGGGTATACACAGTCGGCAATGATGTAGTCAGGTTGATCCTTCTCCACGAATTCTCTAATGGGTTCATGGAGGAGATTTGCACCTTTGCATATCTTGGCCATGGTGGCAGGGCCAGTGGTGGAAGACAATGATTCAACGCCGTCGGGAAGGTCGACTTGCTGGGAGGGAAAGTCGACAATGTGAAGGCGGAGGAAAAACGGATCGACGGAGGCGATAGATTTGTCAAAGAAATGGGCGTTGGAGGGAGTGGTGATGATTGTGACTTGTTGGCCATGGGATGCAAACAGAGCTGCTATGTCACCCAAAGGAATCATATGACCAGGTGATAGAAATGGAAGCATGTGAAGTTTCAATGGCCGTTCAACTCCAACACCGTTTTCCATTGCTGATAAAACTTTTTTGAGGGGAAAGAATTGCTAATCAATTTTCTCTAATACTCAATTAgtctttttaattattcaacTTTTCAAGCTTTATCTCactgtttatttattattgaattatgTCCCCACGAGACGCatgagattatatttttttttaccacgaGACGCAcgagattattattttttaattttttttgacagaaagagATACGAATAGATTAATCCTCAAAAACAACGTGTAAAGATATAAGAAGAGAAATTCCATTCTTAATCCTCACGAgattatattattattggatTATTATGTCCGCACGACACCCGCGGGAATCTATTTTTGCAACGAGGTTCACGAGATTTTAAGCATAAGTATGAGGTTAATCCACACAAACAAAATATTGatagattccttaaaaaaaaacattgatagATAAGACGAAAAATACATAGCCTTTTTAATTTAAGGGGTTAGTAAGCTTTTTGTGCATCCCTGTACacgtttaaaatttaattagtatattcCGTTCTACAATTGTTTTACACATGAATATAATGATatggttttttttgttgaaagaatgtATATAATGATATGTTGtaacattaattaatgaatatataAACGTATCTTGTTATATTCTTTAATTGATGTGTCAATATATTATTGaatgtatgtgtaaaataaGTGTACACCGATGAAATATACTAGTTAAACTCATacgaatttaattttttttccttctcatagaaaaaacaacaagtttactttcttataaatatatttagcaTGCAATATTAGTTTATGCtaaattcaatttcttttaattatttaaaagttaattttttcaacGATTTTTCGAAAATGTTCTCTTACATCATTTTAGGATGAGTTGTTCGAAAGAATCCgagtttaatttttgaaaggaataattttttattcgaTTTTACTTACCTTCGGACTAAACTCCGGATTAGTAGGACCTATGTATTTCCCATAGAAACTGAAGGATTAacgcagaaaaaaaaaaaagggttctattacaaaaaagaaaaactagagTTTTTAAATacgatttttttcttaaactatgaatttttaatatGAACCATAGTTTAAAAACTCGGTTCTCCCATCGACTCGACATGGGTACTGAGTCACTGGATCAATGGTTGAACCATTGAGTCATTTGTTAATCAGCATTACTGGACTGAATCAACTCGGATAACTCGGTTAGATAACTTGATCttgagattaaatttatatagataTTTAGCCGAATTGAATCGGTGACTCGATcactttaaaaactaaaattatgacacatgtaaaataaaaataaagatccaacaataataatttcatagACTAGTTGctcaaattcaaaacataacCATAACTCAAAATACaactcaaaattcaaattcatagGCTACTAcgtttaaataaaatatttgaccaTACCATTATACAGGTTTATATTGAtggtgttttgttttctttttaaggaTATTGATGGTGTTTTTTTAATCCTTAACAAAAATTGATGGTGCTTTAATAACTAAATAAACAAATTGAGGCGATGATTTCAATTTCTATTCAAAAGTATGAAAATCTTTTGTCTACTAACTTTGTTTTGCAAAAACCATTCCTTGTAGATGAAGTCATCCCAACAATCATAGATTCCTCCACCAACAGGTTACTTACTATGATTCCCTCATCAAAAGAAATCAAAGATGCTGTTTTTGATCTCAACAACAACAGTGCTCCTGGTCCAGATGGTTTTGGTGCAGTATTCTTCCAAACTCACTGGGAAATTGTCAACAAAGATGTCATTGTTGTTGTCACTCAATTCTTTCATTCTGGTTGGCTTCCTAACAATTTTAATGCTAATTCCTTGATCCTAATTCTCAAGAACCCTAATGCAGGTACCATTGATCAGTTTAGACCCATTGCTCTTGCGAATTTTAAGTTTAAGATTATTACAAAGGTTCTAGCTGACAGACTGGCCAAAATCTTACCTAGTATTATTTCTAAAGAACAAAGAGGCTTCATTAGAGGCAGGAACATTAAAGATTGCATTGATTTGGCTTCTGAAGCAGTTAATGTTCTTGACAACAAGTGCTTTGGTGGGAATATTGCAATGAAGATAGACATCTCAAAAGCTTTTCATACCCTTAATTGGGATTTTCTGATTGCAGTTTTGAAAAAGTTTGGTTTTAATCAAGTTTTCTGTGATTGGATACTTACCATTCTCAACTTAGCCAACATCTCAATTTGTATTAATGGCAGGCAAGAAGGATACTTCAAGTGCAAAAGAGGAGTCAAACAAGGAGATCCACTGTCTCCTCTCTTATTCTGCATTGCAGAAGAAGTCCTTAGTAGAGGAATTACTAAATTGGTGGAGGAAGGGAAGGTTGATCTTATTAGTGCTTCCAGGAATGCTAAAATTCCATCACATTGTCTCTATGTAGATGATATAATGGTGTATTGTAAGGGAAAGATGTCTAGTCTTGTGGCTTTGAAAGAACTGTTTACTTCCTATGCTAATTGTTCTGGCCAAGCGATTAATTTGAGGAAATCTTCTATCTATTATGGTGGTATAAATCATGATAAGTTGCTATGTATTGTGAAATTCTTAGATTTCTCTAATGGTTCTTTACCATTCACTTTTTAGGGGTTCCCATTGCATCCAcgttcatatttcatatttccTCTATGCATCCACGTTCTCTCTCCTAGGAGATTACACTGTTGCTGCTACACAACGGACAATTGCTTCCTCTCATTCATTGACACACAGTTTATTCCCAAAATCCCCATTTTAATTCcaacattttttcatttaaaatttctttcatttcttaaaattcCGCACAAAATTTAATTGTTAGGTTAATTATGCATGTTAACACAGTTATTGCTAGATTGGATGAAATTAACAGGTGTTGCTAAAAAGAATATCACTCAACATTTTCAAagatttcttggatttgaaaTTCGTTTACCGTCGTCATAGAAAATAAATCAAGATGAAACTAAAATTGTAATACTTGCATTTGAGATGTAATTTGCAATTCAAAACTCTTCTTAGAATATGGTAATTTGGGAGGTGATCGCGGTAGTTGAGTGCACCAAGGAAGGTAgaagaaagaatgaaaaattATTCCATGTGTGACGTACATCAAAAGATCTGGTATAACAACATGATTTGATGGTTTTTATTCATGATTCACCATGAACCACATGGTTGGTGGTTCACCCTAGACGTCACCTTACATAAGTAGTGTATGTTTGCaacaatattattaaatatctctatatatatatatattgagagaGACCATCACCAACAGTGTCGGCTTCCGATTGcctattttaattcaattattcTATGACACGTATGTTTGTTTCTCTCtccaatttttcatttcaaatgtTTAACATGTTCTTCTTCCATAGACAACAACCGCTTTACCTTACTTAGTTCCACGGTATCTTCCACTCCGGTTAAAACAAATCACGTTCATCGCCTCTCCCACTCGTCGCTGCCGTTTCTTCGTCTTGCTTCCTCATTTTTGTGGATTTAACTAAAATCCAAACCAGACAACGTTTATGTGTGGTGACAGTCCGTCATATcacatttttagagtctttttaattaaatttttattctagttttattaatttagtacttaatttagagtcattttaaataaattatcattttcttaTTATTGAGTCAACTAgtgtattattactattattattggtCAATTAGTGGCTAGTAAAGAGAATGAAACAAAAACATGGTTTTACAATGAATGTGATTGGCCAAGGAATATGATAACAAgttgaaacaaaaga from Medicago truncatula cultivar Jemalong A17 chromosome 8, MtrunA17r5.0-ANR, whole genome shotgun sequence includes the following:
- the LOC120577399 gene encoding scopoletin glucosyltransferase produces the protein MENGVGVERPLKLHMLPFLSPGHMIPLGDIAALFASHGQQVTIITTPSNAHFFDKSIASVDPFFLRLHIVDFPSQQVDLPDGVESLSSTTGPATMAKICKGANLLHEPIREFVEKDQPDYIIADCVYPWINDLTNKPHISTIAFTGFSLFTISLIESLRINRSYFDKNSSLSSFVDSNFPHSITFCATTPKQLIAFEERMLETIRKSKGLIVNNFAELDGEDCIKHYEKTMGYKAWHLGPACLIRKTFQEKSVRGNESVVSVHECLSWLNSKEENSVLYICFGSISHFSDKQLYEIASGIENSGYKFVWVVPEKNGKEDESEEQKEKWLPKGFEERNILNKKGFIIKGWAPQAMILSHTVVGAFMTHCGWNSIVEAISAGIPMITWPVHGEQFYNEKLITVVQGIGVEVGATEWSLHGFQEKEKVVSRHSIEKAVRRLMDNGDEAKEIRRRAQEFGRKATQAVQEGGSSNNNLLTLIGDLKRSRDRKLE